AGCCCCTGCGCGAGGTCCGCGTAGTACGTGCCCGCGTCCATTTCGCCGGACGTGTGGAGCTCGAACATGTCGTGGCACAATGCGTCCGGCACCTCGAACCCCGCATTGGCGCATGGCGGCTGGGAGTGGgatgccgccgccgacgagctggCATTGTCTGGCGCCGACGCGGCGGAGGCGATCCCGTCGACGTGGGCCACCTCGGCGCCGGCGCCAGCGCTGGCGCCCGCCTCCTGCCGGCGCAGGAAGTCCACGACGGCCCCGATGGCGGCGCGCCGGACGTCCGCCAGGTCGGGGAGGGAGGAGGGCACGGCGAGCAGCCACGCCGAGTCGGGGTAGTTGAGGCGCGCGGCGGGGGTGCGGCCGTACAGCGCGAGCATGGCGGCGTCGTGCGCGCGCGCGGCCGCCTCGGCGGTGACGTGCGTCCCGAGCCAGAGCCGCTCGCCGCGCTTCCCCGGCACGCGCACCTCGCACACCCACCGGCCGTTGCTGCCCCGGCGGCGCACGCCGTGGAACACCGGGTGGCGCGTCTCCTTGAACTTGGTGCGCCCCGCGGGGCGCTTCGGCGTCGGCGACGCAGGCGACGTCAGCATCCCCTGCTCGAGCGAGGACGGCGGGGATGCCGGCGAGTTCCAGTTGCGCTCGGGGCCCGTGTCCATTGCCGCTCTGCCGAGCAAGCTAGGCGGTCGTACGTACTTTTGCTAGGCTAGTTGGCTGGCTGGAGTAGGAGGCGTGATGGCTGCTGCCTTGGTGGCTATGAGACTTGGAGTACTAAGTAAACCAGTGGCTTGCCTAGAGTGTGCTTATTTATAGTTTTGCGGTACGCGGTGAAAGGCGACGGCTTTGCCCGTCGGCGCGGGGACAGCTTGTGGTGTGCGGCGCTGGACCGCTCCCCGGCCGACGCGTGTAGCGTGACTCCTCGGTGTAGACGTGTAGGGGGTTTGCAGCGTTAAGCAAAGAAAAGGCAGCTTCCCTCCATCAGCTCACGGCCCATGGGCATGCATGAAGTATCTTTTTAACCGCGTTTTGTGCTTGTCGGCTGGGTGCCAGAAAACGTGGGTGACGGCCAACTTGCTAATTTTGGTGTGTTGGTGTATCCTATTCGCGGCGTTCTCATCCTAGCATCAGATTAGTGTGTTCTTTTGATGTGAAAGTGTATTTAGTTTTCATGTGATAACATTTGGCCTTGTTTGGATCAATTGTAACTTTTTATGTACTTTCCTGGTAGTGTAGCGGGTACTACCTCCGTCATGATTTATTAGTCTCCTTCGTATTTGTATCagattttgaccatagatttaactaataaaatattaatacatgttacaaaaaattatatcgtcagattcgtacttgaacatagtttttaatgatAACTTTTATGTGCTTTCCTGGTAGTGTAGCGAGTACCACACCAAAACCATACTCGATCAATGAGGGACTTTTGCTTTTCGTATTGCGGATGCAATTAGCTCCTTTATGCTTGCCAAAAAAATCTAAAGCAAAGAAAAACATGGAGGATGCGTGTAGGTACAATCATTCAGAGATGCTGGAGGACAAAAGTGTGTCTTGGACCGCCCAGCCCATCAGCAAATATAATTACTAGCATACCAACACAATCTTATAGGCAGAGAAAAAGGAAGTTCCATAAATTATATCCAAAAATTATAATACTCGCATCCATCCCCGTGTGGAGGCGACGGCCAACCTAGGAAACAAGCATATGTGTAATTTCCCTTTTTAATTCTTTCCCCAAATTTCAGTTCGACATCATCTATTGATCTTGCAACCAATGAGTACAAAAAGTACTTAGTACTTACCAATGCTTATGGAAGTCATAAAAGGCTTAGAACTTGATTTTCATTTCGTGCTTTCCTTTAGCTTGGCCTGCATAACCTTTTTTTTGTAGCTTCGCTCCACCTAGCTAGTTATGTCTCCTTCTATCACCGCGTTTCATCCTCCCATTCCATCATTAGATAAACCATTGTCGACAAAGTTTAATCAAGCGAGAGGGGATGACATCAACATTAACCACACCGGGCGCATGTCGAGCACCTgtgcatgaagcccgtcagcttaatcATCCCTCTTCATAACCTTCCTTATGTCACCATATTCTCTTCCTCCTACTTCAAACTGGCGATTCACTAAGTAAATCTAGAAATTTATGGGTTGCCCATCATATTTCTTGATCTTTTTTGTTGGTGTCTAAATCAACAAGAAGAGTGACCATGTCAAAGTGATGGGGGTGATCTTGTATGTGTGCACACTGAAAATATGACTCATAAAGATTAACATTGCGTATATGTTCTATATTTCTGTTTTTCACAAAAGTAATATATATGCCAACGTTCTACCTTGGTCCCTTGATTGAATGCAGTTACATCGTTGAGAGAAAATTTACACGAAATTAAAGGAACAGTCAAGGTTTCAACAGTGCAAGTGAGTCCATGCAAACTTatcatgtgcatcatgttttgCGGTGGAACCGGCATACCCAGAACTAAAATCCTTGATAAAGACCCCAAAAACTATAAACATATTTGAATACATAAACACAACCTATATACTCGAGTTCTGGACCAATAATGGAGTAGTATAACCTGTCGGAAATTTATAGTCCAAATTCGAATCAAAGCACAAAAACAAGATCAGCAATTTCTTTCTGCATCACTTGGATTTTCCTTTGGCAACCTATTATTTGGTGTAACGCACTTCTGTGTGTCCTTTGCTCCTTCATGTAAGCTTTTTATACATACAATATAACATTCACTTAAACTTTTTGTCGTAAAATGATTTATTTGGATTCATGGAGTCCGTCCTCACTCGAGTTCTGGTCTTCTGGACCAATAATGGACGCACTATTCACTTTTATTTACGGTAGAAGAGTATTCACCCTTTATTGGCTACTGATAAAAGGAAGTGGTCAAGTGCAGATGAGTCCTTCCCAAAAATAGAAATCGGAAACTTTCCCGATATGTGAATGAACACATTGGGGAAAAAGAAATTGCCCTCCATGCCTACTCTGTTTCTTCTCATATTTGGAAGAACAGAAATAGGAGTAGTAGTATGTAATACTAGGACTAATTTACACGAATACTGAAGCAAGCACTAGCTCCATAGAATAATAGCACTAGTTTACGCTGCTCTACTCGAGCAAGCTCAATATCCAAAGGGCGTCTCCAGGCCGCTCTATTCGCCGACGTCCTCCCGCCAATCTCCGCCGGCCTATGGCTCCACGAGCATGCCCTGCGCCAACCTCGCGTAGTATGAGGCGTCTATGCCGCCAAACCAGAGTTCGTCCAACAAGTCGCTGGACATGGAATATGGACAGCGCGCTCGGCGTCGGCTAGCTATGGGCGTCCTCGTCTTAGTCGGCTATCTCCGTCGGAGACACAAGCGGTTGCTTGCGCTGGACCGCCACGCGGCGATGGCCACGGCGTCCTTTATCACATGTGCAATGCCGAAGCCGAACGACCCGGCCGCGAGAACGGGCAGCATCCGACAGGCGGAGTAGTTAAAGCTGAGGCAGGCGTGGCGGCCGGAGAGCGCGAGCGCGCGCGCCGCCGTCTCAGCGGTGGCGAAGGTGCCGTGCCAGAGCCTTGACACCATCGTCCCGTGCACGCGCAGCTGGTACACTCACCGCCCGGTCAGGCCACGGCGCCGCACGCCACGGCACACCGGGTGGCGCGTCTCCTTGAACTTGGTGCGCCCCGGCGGCCGCTCTGTCGGCTCTGACCACACCGTCGGGTGCGGCCCTTGCTCCTAGTCGTCGGGCGGGGATGCGGCGTCCATGTTTCGGTCGAAGCTAGTGGAGGAGCTCATGAAGTGTGACCTCCTGCGTTAAGAGAGACGGTGGCTGGATAAGGCCGGCCGGGTGTACTTGTTCGCCGCGGCGCTCGGGTGGACAGCGCCGGCATAGCATTAGCGCGGCTATGCGGAGGTGGTTGGTCACGCGCTCAGTGCCTTGTTTGGATATAAGTTACTGGACTGGAAGAAGGCAAAAGCAAGTTTTGCACTCGAGTAGTACTGGACATGGCTAGGAAGCGCAGCTGCGCTCCTTCGTTGTTTAGAGCGCACCTTGTGTCCAGCTGCTAGCCTATAAAAGGAAACTGCTTAGCCACATCCCGTGGCACACATGGATACTTTTAGAATCGGCCTAGATCTTGTCTCCACGTGCATTTATTGGGGTTTAAAATGTCATAAAAGTCATAACTTTTGATTCAAGCTTCAAAATTCAGTTCCGTTTTCACCGTCAGGTTCATCACGATGAGTTCTTCAAAACAAGATCCCATATGAGTAGGTTTCCTTAAACTTTTTTTGAGAGCAACTTTGGATGCAATGGAGGCAACTATAGTGCTATAGGAAAGCAACTTCTTCTTTTTGGCCTAGTAGGACTGACTATTAGGTTGGTTTGTGTAAAAacaaaaaaatcacacaaaacataaggTTTTCTTTAGTGCTATATACAAAGCAACTTCGCTGCATTATGTATATCTGTGAATTTTGCTATGATTGTCCCAATTTGCGTGTCATGGTTGCTCAATTGCCAATTGTTGATGGTCAGTGGCCTACAGTTGATGTTCAATTGCCTATTAATGCTATAAATTGCGTACTATTGATGCCTAGTTGCTGCTATTGGTAATTAGTTGCCTACAATTGCTGCTCAGTTGCCTAACTTTGCAAAAATAGTTGCTTACAATATTATGAAGTTATTTATAATATTGTTTTTCTAAGTTGCCTACAAACACTCTGAAGTGTTTAGATTCACCATCATGTTAGCCTACCATAAGTTGCAATAGCAGACACAGGAGCATCACTGATAGATGACTTCATAGTATTAGACGCAATTTAGAAACAATGACATACAAGCATGAACAAATAGGCAAGTTAGATGTACTAGTGAGGAAGTTAGGAGAATATTAGACAAAATTGATTTTTTCGGAAAAGAGGAATACCCCTGGCCTCTGCACCTcttgatgcacacagccaaattATAGACACATTTAACTAGGACATGAAATGTACTGAAGTTGTCTGCttttagcactaaagttgcctcttGTAGAAGGAAAGTTGCTTATGATGATGATGTGATGTTATCTAGCTCGGTTTCGAAGTTGTTATGTATTATTAGTTAGTTTCTTATTGTTGTTAATTAGTTATTTTTAATGGAGTGAAGTTGCTTCTATTTGGCACTAAAGTTGCCTCATCTAGCATAAAAGttgctttgaatttttttaaagaaacatATCCATGTGGGGTTTAGTTTTGAAGAGCTTGTCGTGACCTGGCTAGGCAACTCATGTGTGTTTTTATCATTATATCTGAAGATTTCAATGATTTATACAGGCAACTCGACTGAAAATTAAGAATTATGTAGGCTTGTGGGCAATTGTCTGATCTGCCTCCTATGAAACTTCTGGTTACCCCCTATGCAACTTCTTATCTAACACCCGCGACTTGGCTAGCCAACAGCCACACACTCGGTAGTGTTGGCATCTTAGGTCCTCTGATGGACAACTTTTATAGTATTTTTGCAATTAGGGATCACTCGTAGGCAACCTCGTATCGACGTAGGCAAATTGTTGGTTTATGAGTTAGAGAATTTGGAAACCATGTTAGAAAACTTCCCACTTCACGGTGAGCAACTTTCACAGTATGGTAGGCAACTGAACTACGTAGAACTTAGTTTCTGATGTATGAAACTAAGCAACCATGGTAACCACCAATTACACTATTGCACACAACTAAGTAGGAGGCTACTAGGCGCAATTCACTTATACATTGGTGCAATTCTTCTAGCATCAAAGTTGCTCATGTTTGGAACTAAACTTGCCtcatctagcatcaaagttgcttttgaaaaaaaatcatcaaaacatgTTCATATGGGATCTACTTTTAAAGAACTTGTCACAAGGAACCCAACGGTGAAAACAGATCATAATTTCGTCACGCGGTTTGAAAGTTATAGCTTTTTGAATTTTCTTGTACCAGAATTAATGCACGTTACGTCATTACTGGGTTCACACGGACGGTCGGACGAGGTGAAGAAAATCAACATACTATAGTGGAGGAATCTTTCCGTATATAGAATGGGTGGGTGGGCAGTTTTCCAAATCAGGGATCAGTTTGTCGCGTCGTTCCATCTTTGAGCGTGCGCTCGGATCAACAGAAAAGTGCAGCTGCACTTTCTAGCATTTAGGTAGATATTTTGATTTTGAGAGATCAATAAATATCGAGCTAGGCGAAACATAGCATCTTTGTGGTCGAAATAAAGAAATAAACAAATGTATAAGTATCACGTCTTCTCGGACCTGTTGGACATACACATTGAGGACGAAGGCCCGCCCAGTGCTTgactttttttaacacagtacagacgaaAGCGcttatatacacgtgcatacaTTTACCTCTATGAACACACACACTCACACCCTATTCCTATGAACACCTTCGAAAGATTGAGCCGACATATCATTttaaaatttacgaagtcaccgtaggcacctcatcgtcgacggaaacgtctcgttccactgaatgcgcatcaccgaaaatcctgaaataaatccaggaataaatgcgagcaccaggacttgaactctGATGGACTGggaataccacagtccctctaaccactcaaccacagattggttcgccCCAGAATGCGACGTTAGAGTATCTCCAACAGGTGTTGAAAATCCATCATCGATTCTCAAGATTATGCGAGAATCGGTCAAAAAAATGGGCCGAAAAGAAATACCAACATCGACACTAATGTAGAAAGGTCTAGCAGTGACAGGGGTAAAAGATCCATCAGTGAGGGATGAGGCCCTTCTCCCACCACTATTAACATGGCCCGCCCGCCACTGATAGAGTAAACAGCAGTGGCGGGCGGATGATCATGCCCGTCACTTATCAATTTACATCAATTAGAAAATTTACAAGTTCCAAATTAATCATCATGGGTACACGTGAGCACGAAATGACACATATCACTATGGATGACACACTGATCACGAACATATGACTAGAGTTCATAGTCTTACAAATCCAAACAAAACTGAACCAAGTCCCAAGCTACTAAGAACAATATATAAAGAGCAAGTGCAGACCAAATTAGAGATAAATCATACTACAGTAACTCTAGAACCTAATGATACTAGCCTTAATATTAATTGGTAATACCACGATCATGAACAAGTTTGACATTATTTGCCACCCGCCGCTCGCTGGTGCCACCTGCAGCACAAAAACTTGCAGTCTCTCAAAGCTTGAAGCTTGTGGGTGTAAAGATATGAAAATCATAATATATGACTTTAACTTGGGGAAATTCATCATCTATAGTTCTAACTTAGGAAATTAAAACTAATCAGCACTAGGTACCTATTCAACAGGATGGCAAGGCGGCTGCTGAAGACGGAGCGGAATCAGGTGGTGGTGGAGACATTCTCCGCGGGAATTATCCCCATGACACATCCACATCAGGCTCTCTCACTCGGGGTCAGAGATGTCACCTGTTGCGGCGACTATCTGAGGTCAATTCTGGTCTTCTACGATTCGGCATCCGAGCACGCTCTGCTTATCGTTGGCCTCCGAGAAGATGATGTGTGCTGCATTCCTCAATTCTGTATCGACAAACGCCTTGCACATCTCGACTCCCCCTTGCGAGTGATCGTTCTCGCGTTTGGTAGCCTTCACCTTAATCAGCTCATTCGTGCAATCTCTCCTGCAAAACACAGCCGCAAGGGCTTCCCGCCTTAAGTGTTTTGGTGTTGATGACAACGTAGTTTGTGGGCTAACCGCCTGCTTGAGCTACACA
This window of the Triticum aestivum cultivar Chinese Spring chromosome 5D, IWGSC CS RefSeq v2.1, whole genome shotgun sequence genome carries:
- the LOC123125210 gene encoding dehydration-responsive element-binding protein 1H; amino-acid sequence: MDTGPERNWNSPASPPSSLEQGMLTSPASPTPKRPAGRTKFKETRHPVFHGVRRRGSNGRWVCEVRVPGKRGERLWLGTHVTAEAAARAHDAAMLALYGRTPAARLNYPDSAWLLAVPSSLPDLADVRRAAIGAVVDFLRRQEAGASAGAGAEVAHVDGIASAASAPDNASSSAAASHSQPPCANAGFEVPDALCHDMFELHTSGEMDAGTYYADLAQGLLLEPPPSSGASSEHGDDAALWNH